A window of Nicotiana tabacum cultivar K326 chromosome 24, ASM71507v2, whole genome shotgun sequence contains these coding sequences:
- the LOC107815592 gene encoding uncharacterized protein LOC107815592: MPETTITSTGDTSNAAKPNSYDINHPYHLNNSDSPGMTLVNIVFDGRGYPGWRRSILMSLSAMKKLDFINGACQSPDLKSPDQEQWSYVNDMVISWILNTLSKDIAYSVIYSKTAKELWDSLEQRFERSNKAKLYHLHKELSGRAKLTMSLEDRRLIQFLMGLNDIYAKAEGNILMMNPLPSIDIAYSLLLQDENQREVYANKYFNSESVSFMAAGEAKQHNARLLADFAAFMIKGQGKNF; this comes from the exons ATGCCTGAAACAACTATCACATCTACTGGTGATACGAGCAATGCTGCAAAACCAAACAGCTATGATATCAATCACCCTTATCATCTCAACAACTCTGATTCACCTGGAATGACTCTAGTCAACATTGTATTTGATGGAAGAGGATACCCAGGGTGGAGAAGATCTATTCTCATGTCTTTGTCAGCCATGAAGAAACTTGATTTTATCAATGGAGCCTGTCAATCTCCAGATCTGAAATCTCCAGACCAAGAACAATGGAGTTATGTGAATGATATGGTCATCTCTTGGATCCTAAATACTCTCTCAAAGGATATTGCATACAGTGTGATATACTCCAAAACTGCAAAAGAGCTTTGGGATAGCTTGGAGCAGAGATTTGAGAGATCAAATAAAGCTAAGCTTTATCATCTGCATAAGGAGTTATCAG GAAGGGCAAAGTTGACTATGTCTCTTGAGGATCGGAGATTGATCCAATTCCTAATGGGATTAAATGACATATATGCAAAAGCAGAAGGAAATATCCTCATGATGAACCCTTTGCCTAGCATAGATATTGCTTATTCACTTCTTTTGCAAGATGAAAATCAAAGAGAAGTTTAtgcaaataaatattttaattctGAATCAGTATCATTCATGGCAGCTGGAGAGGCCAAGCAGCATAATGCACGGCTTCTAGCTGATTTTGCAGCTTTTATGATCAAAGGACAAGGGAAAAATTTTTAG